GGCGAGCCTCTTTCGCAGAACCGGACGATTCACCAGCCATGGCACACCTCCACCAAGTTTCGATTCTCTCATACACTAGGAACGGCGTGTGAACGGGACGTGAAGGAGCAATCCACGGTTGTGAGGAAGGCGTGAAGCCGCAGCCGGGATTTGTCCGAATCTGATATACTGAATGAAACTCCTGGAATCTGAGTGATAGCTCCCTGGCTTAACGCTCCCAGTCACTGGTGCCGAAAGCGGGGGCGGGCTAGCCGAGAAGACGGGAGCAGAACGACTAAGGAGCGACGGGTTGAATATCTACGTTGGGAATCTTTCGTACGAGATGGCAGAGGCGGATCTGCGCCAGGCGTTCGAGGCCTTCGGCCAGGTGACATCGGTGCGGCTGATCATGGACCGGGAGACGGGACGCTCGAAGGGGTTCGCGTTCGTTGAGATGGCGTCCGACACCGAAGGGAATGCGGCGATCCAAGGGCTGAACGGGAAGGCGCTGAAAGGGCGCGCGGTGACCGTGAATGTGGCCCGGGCCCGAGAAGATCGCGGCCCCGGCGGCCCCCCACGCGGCGGCGGACGGTTCTCCCGTTAGCAGCCCCACTTCGCCCGCAATACGGACGAAGCGGAACGCGGCTCCATCGCCTGGTCTCCCAATCGGCCTGCGAGCATGACCACGGCACAGGCACAAGCCCCCGGCGGCGCGGACTACGCGGAGCTGCGCCGCCTGATCTCCCAGAGCGGACTGAAGCCCAAGCCGCTCTACTACCCAGTGAAAATCACGGCGACGCTGGCGGCCTTTGGGCTTGCCATCTTTCTCGCCATCGCATTCAACCATCCGGCGATCCTGATCCTGGACGCCATTTTCATGGGAGTGGTGTGCGGGCAGATCGAGCTGATCGGCCATGACGCGGGCCACAACCAGCTCTTACGCAAGGGGCGCATCGTCCATCCGGCGCGGTGGCTGCTGGGGAACGTGTTCCTGGGCATCAGCTACAGCTGGT
The Chloroflexota bacterium DNA segment above includes these coding regions:
- a CDS encoding RNA-binding protein, with translation MNIYVGNLSYEMAEADLRQAFEAFGQVTSVRLIMDRETGRSKGFAFVEMASDTEGNAAIQGLNGKALKGRAVTVNVARAREDRGPGGPPRGGGRFSR